Below is a window of Watersipora subatra chromosome 11, tzWatSuba1.1, whole genome shotgun sequence DNA.
attttcttattattattagcagTGATATTAGCGCCCTCTAGTGGTAgacagattattattattaatactgatATTAGCGCCCTCTAGTGGTAgacagattattattattaatactgatATTAGCACCCTCTAGTGGTAgacagattattattattaatactgatATTAGCACCCTCTAGTGGTAgacagattattattattattactgatattAGCGCCCTCTAGTGGTAGACAGATTATTAATACTGATATTAGCACCCTCTAGTGGTAgacagattattattattattactgatattAGCGCCCTCTAGTGGTagaaagattattattactattaatactGACATTAGCACCCTCTAGTGGTAaacagattattattattaacactgATATTAGCGTCCTCTAGAGGTAgacagattattattattaatactgatATTAGCACCCTCTAGTGGTAgacagattattattattaacactgATATTAGCGCCCTCTAGAGGTAGAcagattactattattaatattgatagTAGCGCCCTCTAGTGGTAGAcagattactattattaatattgatatTAGCGCCCTCTAGTGGTagaaagattattattattaatactgatATTAGCGCCCTCTAGTGGTAgacagattattattattaatactgatATTAGCACCCTCTAGTGGTAGAcagattactattattaatattgatatTAGCGCCCTCTAGTGGTAGAcagattactattattaatattgatatTAGCGCCCTCTAGTGGTAGAcagattactattattaatattgatatTAGCGCCCTCTAGTGGTAGActgattattattaataatactgatactAGCGCCCTCTAGTGGTAgacagattattattattattaatactgacATTAGCGCCCTCTAGTGGTAGACATATCATTATAATACAGTATGTTCCTCATCAGTACTGCAGGCAAAGACAGTGGGACGCTGAACACTATAAGCGTTACCTGACGCACGGATAATAGGAAGAAAGTAATAAACTCACGGGAACAGACCGTTTGAATCTCCATTCCAAATGCTGCCTTTGGTTACAGAGTTGCTGCCACTGCCTAAGTACTACATCCATAAATTCTGAGAGAGCACTTTGTGATCTCTGTCCACTCATTAACACCCGATCTTCCATCTTCTTATACTGTGACTTCAATTGAGGTACATTAACATTCCTCCTCTCCTACATGTAAGTATTCATGAACGTATTTAGCATGAAAAATCAATCATTTTAAGCATTTGGAAAACATGATAACCATTTAAATTGACAAGCCAATCATAATCAGCATAACTTAATTTGAGAAACTTAAAATTCCAGCTTCTCAGTAAATTTAAGAAACTTAAAggatgacttgcaacaaaattcacattacagtcatttggtatcaaaaaattcactatgtcttactctgctgtgttgtaagtgcaaaatatgtggaaatgtgattacaagcttttaaaagctcaaaaataaacagttgatcgcagccatcacgaaaccgccgtagataggaatcagtttatttatctgacgtttctctcatttggttattgttttgtcatgtgatgttctcacgtaaattgaaagaccaataaaagacttgatataaaacttcttgtagcactagtttatgacaaacacttcgggttttaccgaagaccccgtatcaaatatatagatgctcgctactttacagttttgtttcggcttggtctaatcatctagtcggaATCTGgccatgtgacccatacttcgccaaagatttctgcagcatttttcgataatcacaagtgaccaacaggctcggcatgcttatcagacaatgatatgtactcattcgagctaaggttaaaaaattaaacgaatttttgctgtaggttataagatatcagtgctgaacgttacagcattacaatgacgataaaatagatgcgtaagaacaatagacatggttttattgaatgcgtgaagtatatttgtgaaaatatttcgacgaatgaggttgcgtgaaagtgtaaacagaagctatcttgtacaactacgtcccgtTTGAGCCGTTTAGGAAAgtgattctaatctacggcagctttgtgatggctgcgattaactgttcattttttagcttttaagagcttgtaatcacatttccacatattttgcacctacaacacagcagagtaagacatggtgaatcttttaatatcaaataactgtaatgcgaattttgttgcaagtcaacctttaagatcgTCTACAACCAGCTTATCTGTCCACCAAAACATTGGTAAGCGACAACCAACAATATGAAATCGGTATAAATTCAGAGCCGAGTTCGATTAAAAAGCTATCTTACAATTTTATAACTTAACGAAAGTTTAAACCTTCTGACATACATTAAGGAGTTGTCATCTGTCATTTTAAAGAGCACATTTAATCCACATCCAATTTACAATCAGTTTTAATCGAAAGATAACATGTATTCTTTACTTCTGCCAACCATCGTGGAAGATTACCATTGTTACACAGCCGCTGAGTGTATCATGTGAGAAGAAACTTTCCCCAGAGCAAAGAACAACCAGTAAGCGGTTctatgtaaaaaaaaaacaaaagctcGTGTGCCTCTGCTCTTTAGTTTGTAAGTTAGCATCATTGGTGACCATGTGCAAGTCTTGCTTGCAATCACCATAAAAAAATCAAACTCCTGTTAGTCGAACAAAATAGTGAAAACAATGGCGATACATTATATCGAATGAAAATTAACTGCATAATATCTTTTTTAATGCCTAACAATTGCAATAGTAGTAGCTCTATGTAATTCCCAGGAGACACTTGAAATTTATTTGTAGCTGACGCCTTGTAAGATTTTCATAATTTGGGGCTCGACCATGGATCTACTAGCATAGGATCTACTAGCATAGGATCTACTAGCATAGGATCTACTAGCATAGGATCTACTAGCATAGGATCTACTAGCATAGGATCTACTAGCATGGGATCTACTAGCATAGGATCTACTAGCATAGGATCTACTAGCATAGGATCTACTAGCATAGGATCTACTAGCATAGGATCTACTAGCATAGGATCTACTAGCATGGGATCTACTAGCATAGGATCTACTAGCATAGGATCTACTAGCATAGGATCTACTAGCATAGGATCTACTAGCATAGGATCTACTAGCATGGGATCTACTAGCATAGGATCTACTAGCATAGGATCTACTAGCATAGGATCTACTAGCATAGGATCTACTAGCATAGGATCTACTAGCATAGGATCTACTAGCATGGGATCTACTAGCATAGGATCTACTAGCATAGGATCTACAGTTTCAGATCTACAGGAATAGCAGTTTCAAATTGATTGGACAATTAGTTTTCGAGATAAAATACTTAGATTAAGTAAGACTTAGTAAAATGATGTGTACATGAAGTAAATGTAGATCTTAGTAAGACTAAGATTTTACTTACATCCAAGAGCTAAAATACTAATGGCACTTCTAATCGACTGAGAAATAAAAATGGCTGCCAGAACTTAACTTTATTAATGGCACAATAGTTGAAACTTGAATGGCTTTATACTTCTTGGTAATAAAGTTTCATAAATATTATactatagtaatattatattatagtttcaCAAATACGTCCCATTTGGGCTGTtctggaaagagattctaatatacggcggtttcgtgatggcggcgattaactgttcattttttagcttttaagagcttgtaatcacatttcaacatattttgcatctacagcacaacagagtaaaacatggtgaatcatttgataccaaaaaactgtaatgcgaattttgttgcaggtcaacctttaataagGAAAAATTCCTGCTGCCGAGAATGTAACCACGATTCAtcatacatgtacgtatgtatacatgtacacatgcacacatacgtatgcatgtatacatacatgtacatgtatctatgcatacatgtacatgtgtacatgtatgtatacatgtacacatgtacatgtatacatacatgtacatgtatctatgcatacatgtacatgtgtacatgtatgtatacatgtacacatgtacatgtatacatacatgtacatgtgtacatgtatgcatacatacatacatgtatacatgtgtacatgtatacatacatgtatacatgtgtacatgtatacatacatgtatacatgtgtacatgtatgcatacataaatgtacacatgtacatgtatacatacatgtacacatgtacatgtatgtatacatacatgtatgtgtcagTAATGATGGTTTAGCACCTGCTCtctttttgcatgtatttcAAATCACCAGCCGCttgattatacatgtacataatttaaCTTAAGAGCACTCAGTAAATGCAACAGAATATACAGCATAGCGTATGCAGTGCAATGAGCGTATGCACCTATGTATGCAAGGCTTGCTGACTTCAGTATGACATCAGCTTACGGAGTATTCGTTAGCGAACCATTGTCTTTTATCAAGAGAGGTGGCACAATTACAGAGACTGAACTGCAGACATGAACAAATGCGTATCACAATTGACATTTGTTTTCAATAACTCATAGCGAAGTCATGAGCACTCTAATCGTATCTCGCAATCCAAGAAAATATGTGGATgaagaaataaaatataactaaaGAAATGTGAGCAAACAAATggataaataataaatatgaatGTTAAAAATAGAGGCTATCTAAGAGAGTTATGAAGATTAGTATGTTTGACAGTCgggtgcactgtgagagatcgtcatgagtaatcagtatgtaGATAAAATACGTATGAAGTGGTAAAGTGACCGAGTGGTGAACTGGTAGTGCGCTTGCCTTAGCATCTGATGCCCTGGGTTCGAGTCCTGTGCAAAATTATCTTTTTTTCTAACGCTCTCAGCTTGGCTTCAGACACACGGACacacacgactcttattatagtaaagattttgagACGCACCATCAGACTTTGAAGAGTATCATTAACATCCACACGCCTATCAAACACCATAACAGATGTGGGCAAAGTTCGCTGATGATATCATGAAAAAAGCTAAAGTTCTGCGAAAAGACCATAGGCTAAAATAAATACTTTCAAATCATTTCAGATGCTTTTAATTAAGTAGAACTCATGAATAGACCTCTTATCTGGTGAAGTGgtccaaaaaattatttttggtgctgaatttgaaaaagcttgctgATTGTATCTCTGTTGAAATGACCGACAGCGAATAGTCTGTCTCAAGAGGAATGCTAGTTTCATAACTGCGAAAGAAAGCTTTGGCAGGTAACTTTAACTTTATCTTTTATAAACTCAGGTAATGCTATTACGCCCCCAACCGTAATATAAAAACCGCACTAAGTAAATAAAACTATCACAAGCGATCACCTGATCATTTGAAATTTGATGAATCAAATCAACCATGTCAGCAGTTCTGACAGCCTCTATTGCGCTGACTCTAGAGGCCTCCTTGAATAGTGCTTCAAAGCTTTTCTCTCTAGTTGTCATCTGCTGTCTGATTTTTTCATCGAACATCATGGAGATGAGGTGGTTCAATGGTAGAAGCGTGTGTGATGTACCTAAAACACCCAGCCATCTGTTTTTATCTCGCTCATAAAATAATgtgaaaaataacaaaaatttcttATTGTTGAATCATTAACTAAACTTTTTTTAGTAATACTGCACTACTTggtatttttactaaaaatttactactagtactaataCTAAAAAATTTTACGAAAAATTCTTGACTCCTtgtgataaatatttttatgacatGTAACAGCGGAAACGTGCATTGATGAAGTACTTAACtagaatattttaatttttagaaattTACAAACTCGTGAAAAGAGTGATGTTGTTAGAAATAAGCAAAGGAGATGCAAGTGAAGGTAGAACTTCTACCATGGCAATGACTTCATTCAATGGATAACTGAAATGTTTAGCTACCAGTTTTTGCATTATGTTGCATATGTAAGGTTCAAACGACATCAATGCATTATTCAGCTGTCCTAGATGACCACACACAGTCTTTGCTACAATGTGAGcgtgtccatctgtctgaagccacgaCTAGAAGGTGGGAAAACAGGATGCGTTTTCAACACTCAGCTTTGCTACCCAGCGCGTTACTAGCACCGATTGTTTGACTTGGATTGTTTTAGAATTACTGTGCACATATTTGTACGCCGTGCTTCAGCGGCACCCGAGACCGCCAGGGTACTAGTTCTGCATATCAACAAATGACTGATTGAGACcgtcattgtattatgagccaCGACCAAACATTCGTGCACATTTTAgctagtaaaataaaaactaattctTCACACGACATTAAATTTAGTAaccatctttactataataagagcagtgtcaaTCTGTCCGTAACCAATGTTGGATGTCGGGTAAAAAGATCGTATCACACCATATTCGAACTTTCGGCTTAGCATCTAGGTGCACTACCATCCGCACTATTTGGCAACAATGCTGCGTATTGGGATAACTGGGTGTATAGTtgttacacctgacaatctccaGAGTACTAaggactgccagggtacaatATTGACTATAATAAACGCAGGGTCTGTCTGTCCGTCCGAATTTAGGACTGCGATAAAAGATTGCGCTATGCAGAACTTATGAGACACATCGTAGTAGTCTAACACTCTAACGTCTGCACTAATCAACTAGTGCAGACGTTAGAGTGTACACTGGTGTATAAAAATATCGTGCAGATAGTAATTCTCTGTGCTTTGTTGGTACACCTGACCATGTCTTACAGCACATGAAACTACCTGGGTGCTAGTTTTACACACTAACCTAACGGCAACCTAACCTAACTAGACCTAACGGCATGATATTAACAGAAGGTTCCACTTCATCATCGCCCAGTAAGACAATTtatgtaaaatgaaatataagatatataagaTATCGAAGGTATCATTGATAATCATCATGGCATGAGCCTACCATTTTCACAGTCATTCAACAAGGAGGGACAATTCTGACACTTGAGGGCATGACAAACTTTGCATGCCATCTTGTAAATTTGCCCTTTATGATTGTCACAAGTTCCTGTCTCTGAGAGAAAGCCTTGGTCTTCTAACTGGTGAGAGAGAGAAAGCACAAATCCATTTGACAGTGCAAAAGCATTCTAGAAACTAAAGAGATACAGTACGtacatttaaaaagtaaaagttATGACAAAATCAGATGACCTTATCAactaatatatatcatatatacatgtatatgactgtatttatatatacaaatgttaaaatataaatgtatgtagcGTGATCCTATCTGTACAGATTATTGTTTTTAACCATTAAAAgatgaaatgttgaaaattTAGCCTACATGATCACtcaaaaacataatattacaGCGATTTTGTTTACAAACTTCAAATCAGGACTAATATATAATGcatggctattgactaaatttacAATGAGTAGGAATTCTCTAAATGAGAATATTCATTTTCCTTGTATGAGCTAAATTATGCTGTGGTAAAGATTGGATTTGACTTTCACACCTACCAACTTCTCAAGCATGAACCTGAGAAGTCTCTAAAACACCCCTTCTTTGAAAAAGTGTGAAAAAAGCTATTTACTCTATTTCATTTCTATTCTCTACATGCTTCTCTGCAAGCTCGGA
It encodes the following:
- the LOC137408570 gene encoding uncharacterized protein isoform X4 yields the protein MACKVCHALKCQNCPSLLNDCENGTSHTLLPLNHLISMMFDEKIRQQMTTREKSFEALFKEASRVSAIEAVRTADMVDLIHQISNDQERRNVNVPQLKSQYKKMEDRVLMSGQRSQSALSEFMDVVLRQWQQLCNQRQHLEWRFKRSVPSETLSEWNEFDKIVEKFTKKALPTFVLAGQIELSQRGLEFPLAIMEFNGYILLTQRYQQSISILNGSTGFHVQALYDKELANVYIYSLAVSGTTLLVPKFGQEKLILYQLEMSER